In Melopsittacus undulatus isolate bMelUnd1 chromosome 6, bMelUnd1.mat.Z, whole genome shotgun sequence, the following proteins share a genomic window:
- the HRG gene encoding LOW QUALITY PROTEIN: histidine-rich glycoprotein (The sequence of the model RefSeq protein was modified relative to this genomic sequence to represent the inferred CDS: inserted 2 bases in 1 codon) has translation MLLLASAFFLILLQCSNAQNKTITPADCNTIETDAGVALDLVNRHRRSGYVFGLFRVTDAHELHIGNSSYLYLILDVLETECPVLSRRHWASCEYSDTYFMDFGQCKIIMHTNHLLEKPQLYGFNCTLSPVPPDLLECKDCPVKVEILEVTEQHKNIAAKALEKFNNEGNHTNYFGVDKVEKILKMIGSREGHILGFSIKETNCSKSARQADQALECDFLDDWHTHVGFCKARIISGSDEPDGTDISCEIYHSWKHGYGKRCRYSALGQPHRHPHHHFGHRHHHRHHHRHGCPPSSQPRSEDPEHDHSFNEEHQDSHEEPAPPPPXHDGSHHQLHPPHHCPPPPPHGGPHHPPPPHHDGPHPPPQEESRHSPSAPPPDDAPHPPPPGPHHGPHCPPPPHGPHHHHPPPHHGPHCPPPPHGPHHHHPPPHHGPHCPPPPHGPHCPPPHHGPHYHHPPPPHHGPHHPPHFHYHRYRHHRNKTNVSGKYIPFQITEALYRIPVLNQQDSLTPPTANFLNLLQSNTHSGEGFPFTGSSLKEMPEAPGFLDQLTQSKSCPGMPKLVLPKILPLFPHSSIAEKS, from the exons atgctgcttctagcttcagcttttttcctaatattacTGCAGTGCTCTAAtgcccaaaacaaaacaattacaCCTGCAGACTGTAATACCATTGAAACAGATGCAGGAGTGGCCCTGGATTTGGTCAACAGACATCGCAGAAGTGGCTATGTTTTTGGGTTATTCCGCGTTACTGATGCACATGAACTACACATA gGAAATTCATCTTACCTCTACTTAATTTTGGATGTGCTGGAAACTGAATGCCCTGTATTATCCAGAAGACACTGGGCATCCTGTGAATACAGTGACACATATTTCATG gaCTTTGGCCAGTGTAAGATTATCATGCATACAAACCATCTGCTGGAGAAACCTCAACTATATGGATTCAATTGTACATTAAGTCCAG TTCCGCCAGATTTATTAGAGTGCAAAGATTGTCCTGTGAAAGTTGAAATCTTGGAAGTCACTGAGCAACATAAAAATATTGCTGCGAAGGCCCTGGAGAAATTCAACAATGAGGGTAACCACACAAACTACTTTGGCGTGGACAAAGttgaaaagattttaaagatg ATTGGCTCCCGTGAAGGTCACATTTTAGGATTTTCTATAAAAGAAACCAACTGTTCCAAATCTGCACGACAAGctgatcaggcattggaatgTGATTTTCTTGATGACTGGCACACT cATGTGGGATTCTGCAAGGCAAGAATTATCAGCGGTTCAGATGAACCTGATGGAACAGATATAAGCTGTGAAATCTACCATTCCTGG AAGCATGGCTATGGGAAGAGATGCAGATATTCAGCTCTGGGACAACCGCACAGACATCCCCATCATCATTTTGGTCACAGACATCATCACAGACATCATCACAGGCATGGATGTCCACCCTCTTCTCAGCCCAGATCTGAAGACCCTGAGCATGACCATAGTTTCAATGAAGAACATCAAGACAGCCATGAAGAacctgctcctcctccccc ccatgaTGGATCACATCACCAGCTTCACCCTCCACACCACTgtcctccacctcctccccatGGTGGACCACATCATCCCCCTCCTCCTCACCATGATGGACCACATCCTCCTCCCCAAGAAGAATCACGACATTCCccttctgctcctcctcctgACGATgcaccacatcctcctcctcctggtcCCCATCATGGACCACACTGTCCTCCCCCTCCTCATGGACCACATCAccaccatcctcctcctcatcatGGACCACACTGTCCTCCCCCTCCTCACGGACCACATCACCaccatcctcctccccatcatGGACCACACTGTCCTCCCCCTCCTCATGGACCACACTGTCCTCCCCCCCATCATGGACCACATTAccaccatcctcctcctccccatcatGGACCACATCACCCTCCCCATTTCCATTATCACCGTTATAGACATCACCGCAACAAGACAAACGTGTCAGGAAAGTATATTCCATTCCAAATAACAGAAGCTCTCTATCGCATTCCAGTTCTAAATCAGCAGGATTCTCTCACACCTCCCACTGCAAACTTTCTTAATCTACTCCAAAGCAACACTCATTCTGGTGAAGGTTTTCCCTTCACTGGCTCAAGTCTCAAGGAGATGCCAGAAGCTCCAGGTTTTCTAGATCAACTTACACAATCAAAGTCATGCCCAGGAATGCCCAAACTTGTTCTTCCAAAAATTTTGCCTTTATTTCCACATAGCTCCATAGCAGAAAAATCTTGA